In Mytilus trossulus isolate FHL-02 chromosome 6, PNRI_Mtr1.1.1.hap1, whole genome shotgun sequence, a single window of DNA contains:
- the LOC134720571 gene encoding uncharacterized protein LOC134720571, with protein sequence MSKTINKKADTKVKTVMLPGERGPEIQYRLTGFHQTNKRKTVPRLRKAPNGQISAKNITTNVIHNNNEHENTNASSLENKNPLPEATIVSLKTKDDVKISRISDYQPKPSTEFCCANDKDTTGSWISGIEFVQDDHIILLDTNNCKLKRFNTLFRFQSEVEVPVDCASMTKISDKEIAVTCLNEVHFYSIGHFGMSRSSKHFEVSGDAYGISYGDGKYAVTCDIEDEDKCAIRILDIFGDEIHVIRIKGSDDEDIAIGPYCQIDNMHQVVAVSDFDNRFVRCYNFNGSLKWKCEVAGGPRGLLKIGNDLIVSDNYGQEICAITIDTGKKRTLLHDEDGVFNPELIACNGRNLRLAITQRAFDTISIFNLSKRQ encoded by the coding sequence ATGTCGAAAACAATTAACAAGAAGGCAGATACTAAAGTAAAGACTGTCATGTTACCCGGAGAAAGAGGACCGGAAATCCAATATCGCCTGACTGGGTTTCATCAGacgaataaaagaaaaaccGTTCCTAGACTCCGAAAAGCACCAAATGGCCAGATTTCAGCAAAGAATATTACAACAAATGTTATCCACAATAACAATGAACACGAAAATACAAACGCTTCATctttagaaaacaaaaaccCTCTACCGGAAGCAACCATAGTGTCTTTAAAAACCAAAGATGATGTTAAAATTAGCCGAATCAGTGATTACCAACCAAAGCCTTCCACGGAATTTTGTTGTGCGAATGATAAAGACACTACAGGAAGTTGGATATCAGGGATTGAATTTGTTCAGGATGATCACATTATTTTACTGGATACTAATAACTGTAAATTAAAACGATTTAACACACTGTTCAGATTTCAATCGGAAGTCGAGGTGCCCGTTGACTGCGCGAGCATGACTAAAATATCGGATAAAGAAATTGCTGTTACATGTTTAAATGAAGTTCATTTTTATTCCATCGGACATTTTGGTATGAGTCGATCTTCAAAACATTTTGAAGTGAGCGGAGATGCTTATGGCATTAGCTATGGGGACGGTAAATATGCAGTCACATGTGATATTGAAGATGAAGATAAATGTGCTATTCGTATTCTAGATATATTTGGTGATGAAATACATGTGATAAGAATCAAAGGTAGCGACGATGAAGACATTGCCATTGGACCGTACTGTCAGATAGACAACATGCACCAAGTTGTTGCTGTGTCTGATTTCGACAACCGTTTTGTACGTTGTTATAATTTCAATGGTTCTTTAAAATGGAAATGTGAGGTGGCGGGTGGGCCAAGaggtcttttaaaaattggaaatGATTTAATTGTTTCAGATAATTATGGACAAGAAATTTGTGCAATAACGATAGATACTGGAAAGAAGAGGACACTTCTTCATGATGAAGATGGCGTATTTAATCCAGAATTAATTGCATGTAATGGCAGAAACTTACGTCTTGCAATAACACAGCGTGCTTTTGATACCATcagtatttttaatttaagtaaaAGACAGtaa